The nucleotide window ACATTACCATATCCAGCAGCTATACAATGGCGGCATTTTAGAACTGGAAGAGACGAAAGAAAACAGAGGGATCATAGAGAAATACTACCGGTCAAAAGCAACCCATTTCAACCTGAACGACGATCAAGGCCAGCCGGAAACTGAAAAGGTTGTAAGACAAGGGACATATATCTCTTTAACGGAGGAAGACATGAAGGAGCTTCAGGCTGATATCGATCAATTATTTTTAAAATACGTGAAAAAATCAGCAAAGAAAAGTGAGCAGAATAAAATTTCGTATGAAATCAATATCTCTTTAAAAAGGACGCTTGAGGAGGAGAATTAATTGGAAGGTGCAATCAAGAAAAATCTTGTGCTATTTCTGATCGGGAAGGTGACCTCTGTGCTTGGATCATCAATCTATGCTTTTGCCATTGGATTGTATATCCTTGCTGAAACAGGTTCCAGCCTCAATTTTGCTGTCACGCTCGTGCTCAGCATGCTGCCGCGAATCCTGCTCGCCCCGGTTGCGGGTACATTAAGCGACCGCATGGACCGAAAGAAAATCATCATTTTCTCGAACTTTGCGAGTTCTTTC belongs to Mesobacillus sp. AQ2 and includes:
- a CDS encoding winged helix-turn-helix domain-containing protein, whose product is MDYIKKTMDVNLEQQKLISSPLRVKIIYLLATKAMTAKQVADELGKTAGSIHYHIQQLYNGGILELEETKENRGIIEKYYRSKATHFNLNDDQGQPETEKVVRQGTYISLTEEDMKELQADIDQLFLKYVKKSAKKSEQNKISYEINISLKRTLEEEN